The nucleotide sequence TTTGGCATTAGAATTGGAAAATGACCGCGTTCGTTCCAAAAAATGGGCGTCAAGAACCTTAGACCTTGATGTCCTTTTACACGGAGATACGCAATCCAATGACAAAAACCTTATACTGCCACACCCAAGGATGGCAGAACGGAGATTCGTTTTAAAACCATTAAACGACCTTGCACCTGCGTTACTTCTACCCTTACCTTTTAACAAAACCGTAGCCCAACTTCTGGCGGAGTGCCCAGACGAAACTCTGCCCCAAGTCCTGCCTTTTCGCTTGAACCCAATAGGTAAAAATCTTTAATATGCCCATAATGCCATTGCAAATACCGGAAAATTTGCGTTATATCGCCATCGAAGGCGTCATAGGAGTCGGAAAAACCACCTTGGCCAATTTTATCACCCAACAATTTGGGGCAAAAATGGTGCTGGAACAGTTCGAGGAAAACCCCTTTTTAGAACGGTTTTATGGCGATCGTTCCCGATGGGGATTTCATACACAACTCAACTTCTTGGCCAGTCGGTTTAGACAACAGAAAGCCTTGGAAAACCGCGATCTCTTCCAACAAGTTGTGGTGAGTGATTATATCTTCGACAAAGACAGAATTTTCGCCCATGTAAATCTTAACGGCGATGAGTTACAACTGTACGAGTCCTTATATGGCATCATGGAACAATCGGTGGCGGTTCCGGATTTGGTGGTCTATCTGCAATCCACGAACGAACGCTTGCTTCACAACATCGCGCTCCGAGGTCGCTCGTATGAACAAGCAATTGAACCAGCATACATCGCAGCACTAAACGAAGCCTATAACCGTTATTTCTATCATTTTACGAAGTGTCCTTTGCTTGTGGTCAGTGCTACACGACTCGATTTTGTGAAGTACCCACATCATTTAGAGGAACTTATACGGCAAATTGTATTTGAACACCATACTGGAACCCGCTTTTTTAATCCCAACTTAGAAGCTGAACCTTCCTTGTTCTGACTCAGTTTGACCATGTTTAAGTATCTTATTTTCCTGATAATTCTCTGGTTTGTGTATAAAACTGTGCGCAATTTGGTTCGCGTTATTTTTATTCCCACTTCAAGACCAAAAGCACCTTCTTTCCAAGAACACCACTCTAATCTTGGCGAAACCATCATTGAGTCCAAAACAAGCCACCAAGCTTCCCGCTTTCAAGGAATAGAAGACGCAAAATGGAAGGAAATTGACTAACGCCCATTTTCCATTCTCAATTCTCCATTCCGTATAAGACGAGAGTCGTACATTGCTTAAATTAATAAACTAAAAGAATACAAGATCAAATGCGTGTACGATTCGCCCCCAGTCCGACTGGGTATTTACACATTGGCGGGCTACGGACGGCCCTCTACAACTTCCTCATGGCCAAGCGTTACAACGGCCAATTTCTGCTCCGTATAGAAGACACAGACCAAGCGCGGTTCGTCCCTGAAGCGGAAGCCGACATCATGACCTCGCTCCGTTGGGCAGGCTTAGACTACGACGAGGGACCCGATAAAGATGGCAGCAATGGTCCATATTATCAATCGAAGCGGACGGCAGTTTACCAGAAAATGGTACAAAAACTCTTGGAAAATGGTCATGCGTATTATGCTTTCGATACGCCGGCGGCCTTGGAAGACATGCGCGAACGCCTCAAAACTCCTGAAAATCCACAGCCCAAGTACGATGCCGCTACCCGTTTACATATGCAAAACAGCTTCACCATGACCAAAGAAGCAGTTGCGGAAGCCATTACGTCTGGAATACCTTATGTGATCCGTATGGCGTTACCGGCGCA is from Rhodothermia bacterium and encodes:
- the folK gene encoding 2-amino-4-hydroxy-6-hydroxymethyldihydropteridine diphosphokinase; this encodes MENKAWFPAYIGVGSNLGKRIAYLQNALNAFGECPEIGDVVASPVYQTKAHTLEDTTQPDYFNAVFYIQTSFKPAELLAFCLALELENDRVRSKKWASRTLDLDVLLHGDTQSNDKNLILPHPRMAERRFVLKPLNDLAPALLLPLPFNKTVAQLLAECPDETLPQVLPFRLNPIGKNL
- a CDS encoding deoxynucleoside kinase, whose product is MPIMPLQIPENLRYIAIEGVIGVGKTTLANFITQQFGAKMVLEQFEENPFLERFYGDRSRWGFHTQLNFLASRFRQQKALENRDLFQQVVVSDYIFDKDRIFAHVNLNGDELQLYESLYGIMEQSVAVPDLVVYLQSTNERLLHNIALRGRSYEQAIEPAYIAALNEAYNRYFYHFTKCPLLVVSATRLDFVKYPHHLEELIRQIVFEHHTGTRFFNPNLEAEPSLF